From Aegilops tauschii subsp. strangulata cultivar AL8/78 chromosome 5, Aet v6.0, whole genome shotgun sequence:
GACTTTTAAAATTTCATAGGTCAAATAAAAACTCTAGTATGTTTGGGACATTTAATTTGAAAACATTAAGTGTTTTCCAAAAAAAAAGATTAGGTGGGTAGTTCGGTTTTTTCTCAAAATATGGTTTCACCATCAAAGATGATCCGAGTTGGCTCTCCTGCGATAGGAGAATATCTGGCCCATGCTGGCTAGGTGGCTCGGACAAGCTAGAATATTTGTTTAGTACTAGATGTCAAACCAATTTTTTTTGCTATCCACACATGCTTTGAGATTGGTGAGCTACTTTTATTGGATTTAGAGGATAATGCATACATGTATAGTTTTTATTACTCTTCAAATATGAAAACATGCATGTGGACCCCACTTGCACTTGTTCAAAAATTTGTGTGAATATTTATGTATGGTATTCACGACCTTGTTCTGAAATATTGAAATGTTTGGTAACTAAAAGAAATGTTCATTAAATTGGTTTTAATACGAGTAGAATAAATAAATTTCTATTAATATTCACATATTATACTAATGGACTTTTTTGAAACTATTTAATATTTTTGAAGTTTATTgaaatactagcaagatgcccgtgcattgcacggaacatcaagatgtaTTTTTTTAcgaaacacctgttgtgattgacccatgcgggagtaatcccatgtgtaaaaactaatgatatctcgagaaagaggagagataaggtgaggaggagttgggcgtggtggtgattgatGGTCGGagtgagcggaggcatggggatggacgacgccgacaacggccaccatgctagattgtttcagagacttccttttttaattgctcaacaatgaggttgtgggagataggGATGAAAGAgagaaggccttatctgcaaatgtggagagaggtgcgggtatctttttgcaaaattgctatagtttgctttctatccgtcagatatagatcggacggtctatattgcaagatggcaggcacaccatcatcaccaactcggttttttataagagtagagatatctGAAATAATTGAAATTTGTGTAATTATTAACCAAATGTATTTAAAAAAAAGTGGGAACACGAAAATGTCACTAAGAATAGCAAGGGCATGGCACCATCCCATCTACAGTACATATCGAGCAGTTTCACAGATTAGTTAAGAACTGGATGGTTGGACCAGAGCACGCATAGCTTTGCGGTAGATAACTAGTACTAGTACGGGAGGCAGGCAGCTCAGCTAGGTCATAACAGCTAGTAGCTGCGAGGAAGCTAAAGCTAGCTACGACGTACCCTCCCTGATTGGACGGGCGGCCGGGCCAGCATTTTGGACCGACCGCGGGGCCATGCATAGCATCGGTATGTACCCCACGTATATACACATGCTCGTTCAGAGAGTTAGTTAACTGCGGTAAAAGAAACACACGTACTCCAGTTGGTAGTGTGCCATTCATCACGAACTCCTGTTCCCTTGGGCTAGCTCCCACGCCATGATATATACCCATCCACCCGTCTGCCCTGCCGGCACCCGCCTTGAAGCTTCCTTGCTAGAACAAGTCGCCACCAGCAGTCCACAGTCCACGCGCGAGAGCGCACGGCACCACAACTCCTTTCCTTCCTTTCCGCGGCCGGTACGTACGGCAGTAGCCAGGAGGCATgcagggcggcggcggagggatgGAGGAGAcaccggcggcggtggcggcggccaaGAACCGCAGCGGCGGTGTTGGTGAGGGCGCCGCCGTGGAGGTGCAGGAGGGGCCTCGGTTCCGGCGGGTGTGCGTGTTCTGCGGGAGCAGCTCCGGGAAGCGCAGCAGCTACCGCGACGCCGCCGTCGAGCTCGGCAAGGAGCTGGTACGTGCTCGCTTATCGCTCGAGTTAATTACACACGTTTTGTGCATGATGTTCAGCTTAGTTAGTTAGTTAAGCATGTCGGGCATGCGTGTGGTGTGCCAGGTTGCTCGTCGGATGGATCTGGTGTACGGCGGGGGCAGCCTGGGGCTCATGGGGGAGGTCTCGGAGGCCGTCCACAAGGCCGGCGGCCACGTCATCGGGTGAGTCCATCCGTGCGTGCATGCACCGTATCCTCTTGCATTATTGTCGTCGACGACTCATCGCTTGCTTTCTTTTCTCTCGTCCTCTTCATCTACTAGCACTACTACTGTAGATACCTTTCTGTCGACACTGAAGTTTCTCCAACTGGCCTAAGAGTATCCATGTCCAAGTTGCTCACGGCAGTCGCGTTCTGCTTTCTCTTTGATGTGCAGCGTCATACCTACCACTCTCATGGGCAAGGAGGTACGTACGACACGACACGATCGACACCATGCTCCCAACCACGGACAGGAGGAGAccatccatgcatgcatgcaattgcGGAGTAGCCGTAgcttgtagtagtagtagtagtgatGTACTGTACGTACTAACAAACTACTAATTCATTCATGCAAAATGGAACAGATCACCGGGGTGACGGTgggggaggtggtggcggtgTCGGGGATGCACGAGCGGAAGGCGGCCATGGCGCGCAAcgccgacgccttcatcgcgctGCCCGGCGGCTACGGCACCCTGGACGAGCTGCTCGAGGTCATCGCCTGGGCGCAGCTCGGCATCCACACCAAGCCAGTTAAGCTATTCCTTTGCTGATCCTAGCTGCCGTACTTAGTTATTCGCTGGCTTTACTAATGGCGGTGGCGCATGGATGGACGCAGGTGGGGCTGCTGAACGTGGATGGGTACTACGACTTCCTGCTGGCCTTCATCgacaaggcggtggacgacggcttCATCCGGCCATCCCAGCGCCACATCTTCGTCAGCGCGCCCGACGCCAGGGACCTCGTCCGCAAGCTCGAGGTACGTACTACTGTAAAAACTGACTAATCACGCACCTTCCTTCGTCCTGTCACCTTCTTGCATGCGATGCATGCATGACTAGCTAGCTTGGTCCGTCCGGTCCATGCATGCACCCTCCAATCCAGAAAGAAAAAAGACCTTAACTTGTCCGGGCCTCTCCGTCGGCTCCGTGTGCACGACGGCATCTGCGAGCTTCTTCCGGCCTACTACTAGCTACTTCTACTCTCTGATTAGTCGCCCTAGCTAGGTTGCTTGCTACATGTCGAGTTGAGAGTTGAACTCTCTTTCTCCATCAGTTGGGTGCTGATCAAAAGTTGCTATGATTGCTCAGTGTGTATGTACTCTGGCAGAGCtgatctagatacatccatttttacgACAAGTATTTCTGGATGGAGAGAGTAGTAGAAAAATGGGTTGAGTTAGCTAGTGGGTATCCTTTCATAATTTGGATTCAGAATAGTTGATTCATCTTAATAGATTTTTTGATGTGATTAACTAATCATGCATGTTTGCGTGGCGCGTGCAGGATTACGTGGCGGTGGAGGAGGAGAACCCGGCGACGCCCAAGCTGCGGTGGGAGATCGAGCAGGTCGGCTACAAGGCCACGCTCCAGGCAGAGATCGCCCGCTGATCCATCGACGCTTGCTTAATTTATTATTTACACTAGTCACCTACTACTACTGTATGGGACGAATTGGTTACTGGCCCGCGCCGCTAGTGGTTAGTTAATTAATTTATTAGTACCAACACACGTACTacgccatgcatgcatgcatgtagtACGGACGGAGGAACGGGATATTCCACTTTTGGTGCATACATGCATGCAACCCGGCGTGTTAAACTTCCAACACGTTCCAGTTTGTGCCTGCTGCTTACTTAGTCCTGTAGGATGACGTACGGAAGTGTGACAGTGTTGTGTCTATTTTGATTATTATGTGTAGTAGGTGGCTGGAACAGTGGTGCCTATGCTGCATGCCATAATTAATCATCCTTAAGTATATTTTGTCTAGATTATTTGTGCACACTACTGGAAATTAACTGTACGCTgagcgcttggctcttcgccaaGAACCAAACCATGGGCGCTCGGC
This genomic window contains:
- the LOC109771745 gene encoding probable cytokinin riboside 5'-monophosphate phosphoribohydrolase LOGL9 isoform X2, giving the protein MQGGGGGMEETPAAVAAAKNRSGGVGEGAAVEVQEGPRFRRVCVFCGSSSGKRSSYRDAAVELGKELVARRMDLVYGGGSLGLMGEVSEAVHKAGGHVIGVIPTTLMGKEITGVTVGEVVAVSGMHERKAAMARNADAFIALPGGYGTLDELLEVIAWAQLGIHTKPVGLLNVDGYYDFLLAFIDKAVDDGFIRPSQRHIFVSAPDARDLVRKLEEYVAVEEDDPAAPKLRWEIEQVGYKATLHAGIAR
- the LOC109771745 gene encoding probable cytokinin riboside 5'-monophosphate phosphoribohydrolase LOGL9 isoform X1, translating into MQGGGGGMEETPAAVAAAKNRSGGVGEGAAVEVQEGPRFRRVCVFCGSSSGKRSSYRDAAVELGKELVARRMDLVYGGGSLGLMGEVSEAVHKAGGHVIGVIPTTLMGKEITGVTVGEVVAVSGMHERKAAMARNADAFIALPGGYGTLDELLEVIAWAQLGIHTKPVGLLNVDGYYDFLLAFIDKAVDDGFIRPSQRHIFVSAPDARDLVRKLEDYVAVEEENPATPKLRWEIEQVGYKATLQAEIAR